The Coffea arabica cultivar ET-39 chromosome 9e, Coffea Arabica ET-39 HiFi, whole genome shotgun sequence genome has a window encoding:
- the LOC113710244 gene encoding uncharacterized protein produces the protein MATAEVESVPGPVATEVETTILEAPKEETTVETANPEPAAEKTTEAPAAAEESIAVPEAEREAPVEVETKEVVQEEPPKVEDPAVEEKTEETPAVKEAPAAEEAPVAEEAAKIEPVEEVTAPAAAAAAEEVAAAPAEEAPAAKEEQAAPVVEQGSTDVPVEKSEE, from the exons ATGGCTACCGCTGAG GTTGAATCAGTTCCAGGTCCAGTTGCAACCGAGGTGGAAACTACCATCCTAGAGGCCCCCAAGGAAGAGACAACAGTGGAGACAGCAAACCCTGAGCCAGCGGCCGAAAAAACAACAGAAGCCCCAGCTGCAGCTGAGGAATCAATTGCTGTTCCTGAAGCCGAGAGAGAAGCACCGGTTGAAGTTGAGACCAAGGAAGTTGTGCAGGAGGAACCGCCCAAAGTTGAAGATCCTGCTGTTGAAGAGAAAACAGAAGAAACTCCTGCAGTCAAAGAAGCTCCAGCAGCAGAAGAAGCACCAGTAGCAGAAGAAGCAGCCAAGATCGAGCCAGTTGAAGAAGTAACAGCCccggctgctgctgctgctgctgaagAAGTAGCTGCAGCTCCGGCTGAGGAAGCTCCTGCAGCCAAAGAAGAGCAAGCAGCTCCGGTTGTCGAGCAGGGGAGCACTGATGTTCCAGTGGAGAAGAGTGAAGAGTAG